A single Lycium ferocissimum isolate CSIRO_LF1 unplaced genomic scaffold, AGI_CSIRO_Lferr_CH_V1 ctg3339, whole genome shotgun sequence DNA region contains:
- the LOC132044046 gene encoding zinc finger BED domain-containing protein RICESLEEPER 2-like yields MIESAIPYRRAFFDFKLLDVNFKCCPSEMDWYKAETIAKFLKPFDEITTLFSGSQYPTANLFFQKVWEIHLLILEEKISQHSDIREMAEEMEKKISKYWEEYTPVLSLAVVLDPRYKLKFVKFCFSKLDFLTCNAKVKVVLLILHRLFKEYVKSPAANSALVESIVDGCDSEVRDVMDEYDLFESQSESNSEKTQLDLYLEEPVLVRRGNENLDVLKFWKDNMIRYPELSMMARDVLSIPISTVASKSTFSIGGRVIGKYESSILPEIAEAKLCAQDWLYGNGVADDSDEDDIEIDVEKIVARC; encoded by the exons ATGATTGAGAGTGCAATTCCTTATCGTCGGGCCTTTTTTGACTTTAAATTACTTGATGTGAATTTTAAATGCTGTCCTTCAGAAATGGATTGGTATAAGGCAGAAACAATTGCCAAATTCCTAAAACCTTTTGATGAAATCACTACTTTGTTCTCGGGAAGCCAATATCCAACGgccaatttattttttcagaaaGTGTGGGAAATTCATTTGTTGATACTAGAAGAGAAAATTAGTCAACACTCTGATATCAGGGAAATGGCGgaggaaatggaaaaaaaaatttcaaagtaTTGGGAAGAGTATACTCCAGTTTTATCTTTGGCAGTCGTTCTTGATCCTCGATACAAGTTAAAGTTTGTGAAATTCTGCTTTTCAAAGCTTGATTTTTTGACTTGTAACGCAAAAGTGAAGGttgtt TTGTTGATTTTGCATCGATTATTTAAGGAGTATGTGAAATCTCCAGCAGCTAATAGCGCATTGGTGGAAAGTATTGTTGATGGATGTGATAGTGAAGTAAGAGATGTAATGGATGAGTATGACTTGTTTGAGAGTCAGTCAGAATCTAATTCGGAAAAAACACAATTAGATTTATATTTGGAAGAGCCTGTACTTGTCCGAAGGGGAAATGAAAATCTAGATGTACTTAAATTTTGGAAAGATAACATGATTAGATACCCTGAGCTATCAATGATGGCACGAGATGTTTTAAGTATACCTATTAGTACTGTTGCGTCTAAATCAACGTTCAGTATTGGAGGACGAGTAATTGGGAAATATGAAAGTTCAATCTTACCAGAAATTGCAGAAGCTAAGTTGTGTGCTCAAGATTGGCTCTACGGAAATGGAG tGGCTGATGATTCTGACGAAGATGATATTGAAATTGATGTGGAGAAGATTGTCGCTAGGTGCTGA